The Paenibacillus macerans genome includes a window with the following:
- a CDS encoding TetR/AcrR family transcriptional regulator has protein sequence MGRIKEFDREQVLRKAMIVFWEKGYEGTSIPDLLESMGLSRSSLYETFQDKQTLYYEAIQCYKKMSQKKRDLMIHAPSAIDGIRQYFELHITNAFAAHGEAYPNGCLITNASIGVEALDEPLQNTIRHRFTELERLFYETLKKGQEAGEIAPDKDIKMFAYLLLNLNHSINVMAKVQSDSAKVRDMMNAVLEML, from the coding sequence TTGGGACGGATTAAAGAATTTGACCGGGAGCAAGTGCTGCGCAAAGCGATGATCGTTTTTTGGGAAAAGGGATATGAGGGAACAAGCATCCCGGATTTGCTGGAATCTATGGGACTAAGCCGATCCAGTTTGTACGAAACGTTTCAGGATAAACAAACGCTTTATTACGAGGCCATCCAATGTTACAAAAAGATGTCGCAAAAAAAACGCGATCTGATGATCCATGCCCCTTCTGCGATCGACGGAATCCGCCAGTATTTTGAGCTGCATATCACGAACGCATTTGCCGCGCACGGCGAAGCTTATCCAAACGGATGTCTGATTACGAACGCATCGATTGGTGTGGAAGCCTTGGATGAGCCATTGCAGAATACGATTCGCCACAGATTTACGGAATTGGAGCGGCTGTTTTACGAGACCTTAAAGAAAGGGCAAGAGGCGGGAGAAATTGCCCCCGATAAAGATATTAAAATGTTCGCGTACCTGCTGCTGAATCTCAACCACAGCATCAACGTGATGGCCAAGGTCCAAAGCGACAGCGCTAAAGTCCGCGATATGATGAACGCGGTTTTGGAGATGCTGTAA
- a CDS encoding amidohydrolase family protein: MLSLIIDVHTHPIFHKAICGDKETLEYRKREFGIFKQSPTPVESVLQEMDYIGVTRSVLLPLDLTTRSGGWIVANEEVRTLVDLAPDRFIGFASVDPYREDAAEALEYAFVHLKLSGLKLHPSKQKFYPDDDRLKPLYEICVKYDKPIMFHAGMSWEPDAPAVYSHPLRFEEVAIAYPELRICLAHFGWPWIQETVMLLLKYPNVFTDTSLLHMDNALDFYTQIFKVNMGPLWIERNLRDKVMFGTNTPRFKAKRLLPALKALEFRPKTLQKILSGNAEVFLGERRNERPWLN; the protein is encoded by the coding sequence GTGCTTTCTTTGATTATTGATGTGCACACACATCCAATTTTCCACAAGGCAATTTGCGGGGACAAAGAGACGTTGGAATATCGAAAACGGGAGTTCGGCATATTCAAACAGTCGCCAACTCCGGTCGAGTCGGTGCTTCAGGAGATGGACTACATTGGCGTAACGCGCTCCGTGCTGCTCCCGCTAGATCTGACGACCAGAAGCGGCGGCTGGATTGTCGCGAATGAAGAGGTGCGAACGCTGGTCGATCTTGCGCCGGACCGGTTTATCGGTTTTGCCAGCGTGGATCCGTATCGCGAGGATGCGGCAGAGGCGCTGGAGTATGCGTTTGTCCATCTGAAGCTGAGCGGCCTGAAGCTTCATCCTTCAAAGCAGAAATTTTACCCCGATGATGACAGGCTGAAGCCGCTCTACGAGATTTGCGTGAAATACGACAAACCGATCATGTTCCACGCGGGGATGAGCTGGGAGCCAGACGCTCCGGCCGTATATTCGCACCCGCTGCGTTTCGAGGAAGTGGCGATCGCGTATCCCGAGCTCCGCATATGCCTGGCGCATTTCGGCTGGCCATGGATTCAAGAGACGGTGATGCTGCTGCTGAAATATCCGAATGTGTTCACGGACACGTCATTGCTCCATATGGATAATGCCCTTGACTTCTATACGCAGATTTTCAAAGTGAACATGGGTCCGCTCTGGATAGAGCGCAATCTGAGAGACAAGGTCATGTTCGGCACCAACACGCCCCGATTCAAGGCGAAGCGGCTTTTGCCGGCGCTTAAGGCGCTGGAGTTCCGGCCAAAGACATTGCAGAAGATTCTGAGCGGCAACGCTGAGGTTTTTCTGGGAGAGAGGAGGAATGAGCGGCCTTGGTTAAATTAA
- the rbsB gene encoding ribose ABC transporter substrate-binding protein RbsB, protein MRKIPYLLITALITLLLSGCSLEPPSWAKTGGKKDLNHVKLGLSMSTLNNPFFVYLKDMVVQEADKQGFEVIVVDAQNDPAKQNNDVDDLLQKGVNALLINPTDSSAISAAVQNANAIGIPVITIDRSADKGEVASLIASDNVGGGKMAAQYIIDSLGEGAVVAELEGIPGTSAARERGEGFHSLADSKLNVVVKQAAAFDRTKGLNVMENLLQANPNIQAVFAQNDEMALGAVEAVASSGKNIVVIGFDGSADALRAIKEGKLSATIAQQFDLIGQKAVQTAADILRGKPVEKYVPVAIKLVTKDNQ, encoded by the coding sequence TTGAGAAAAATTCCTTATCTTCTGATAACCGCCTTGATCACGCTGCTGCTCTCCGGCTGCTCGCTGGAGCCGCCCTCCTGGGCCAAAACTGGCGGCAAGAAGGACTTAAATCATGTCAAGCTCGGACTTTCCATGTCCACCTTGAACAACCCCTTCTTCGTCTACTTAAAGGATATGGTCGTGCAGGAGGCTGACAAACAAGGATTTGAAGTTATTGTTGTGGATGCCCAAAACGACCCGGCCAAACAAAACAACGACGTCGATGATCTGCTCCAAAAAGGCGTCAACGCTTTGCTGATCAATCCCACCGATTCCTCCGCCATTTCGGCGGCGGTCCAAAACGCCAACGCCATCGGCATTCCGGTGATCACCATCGACCGCTCGGCGGACAAGGGCGAGGTCGCCTCACTGATCGCTTCCGACAACGTAGGCGGAGGCAAAATGGCGGCACAGTACATCATCGATTCGCTGGGTGAGGGGGCGGTCGTCGCCGAGCTGGAAGGCATACCGGGAACATCGGCCGCCCGGGAACGCGGCGAAGGCTTTCATTCCCTCGCGGACAGCAAGCTTAATGTCGTTGTCAAGCAGGCAGCCGCTTTTGACCGCACCAAAGGCCTTAACGTCATGGAAAATCTGCTTCAGGCTAACCCCAATATCCAGGCGGTATTCGCGCAAAACGACGAAATGGCACTAGGGGCGGTCGAAGCGGTTGCCAGCTCCGGTAAAAATATCGTGGTTATCGGCTTCGACGGAAGCGCGGACGCGCTTAGAGCGATCAAGGAGGGCAAACTTTCCGCTACAATCGCGCAGCAATTCGACCTGATCGGGCAGAAAGCGGTACAAACCGCAGCCGATATACTCCGCGGCAAGCCCGTGGAAAAATATGTACCGGTCGCGATCAAACTGGTAACGAAAGACAATCAGTAA
- a CDS encoding MFS transporter, whose amino-acid sequence MNVIAKSKPEENTASSWITLILAVACGLIAANLYYTQPLVESISSAVGLSSGAAGLIVTLTQIGYGIGLLFIVPLGDLLENRKLVVTLLILTAIVLIIAAEVRSAALFLAASLLIGVGSVAAQVLVPYAAHLSPEETRGRNVGNVMSGLLLGIMLARPVSSLVENYFGWHAIFILSSAMLLVLSLVLAKVLPARRPQTTVNYPAILSSMLQLLKTTPILRRRALYHAFLFGMFSLFWTTVPLVLTSPVFHFSSTGVALFALAGVSGAAAAPIAGRLADKGLIRAATGLSIVLVILSGLLPMLFAGGSILSIVILVAAAILLVMGVSANMVLGQRAIFALGAEVRSRLNGLYMAIFFAGGAIGSAVGGWAYAMGGWQAALWVGVLFPALAMLYFFTEKRGVRG is encoded by the coding sequence ATGAATGTCATCGCAAAAAGTAAGCCGGAGGAAAATACCGCTTCGTCATGGATCACGCTGATTCTTGCTGTGGCCTGCGGTCTGATCGCAGCCAATCTTTATTACACGCAACCATTGGTGGAATCGATCAGTTCGGCCGTAGGGTTGTCTTCGGGAGCCGCGGGTTTGATCGTCACGCTGACCCAAATCGGCTACGGGATCGGTTTGTTATTTATCGTTCCCTTGGGGGATCTGCTGGAGAACCGCAAGTTGGTGGTTACGCTGCTGATTTTGACAGCCATCGTGTTGATCATCGCCGCCGAAGTCCGAAGCGCGGCCCTGTTTCTGGCCGCTTCCCTGTTGATCGGCGTCGGGTCCGTGGCGGCCCAGGTTCTGGTTCCCTACGCGGCTCATCTATCTCCCGAGGAAACGAGGGGACGTAATGTAGGCAACGTCATGAGCGGTCTGCTATTGGGGATCATGCTGGCCCGTCCGGTTTCGAGTTTGGTGGAAAATTACTTCGGCTGGCACGCGATCTTTATTTTATCCTCTGCCATGCTTTTGGTGCTGTCTCTTGTTCTGGCCAAGGTACTTCCGGCAAGACGCCCGCAAACCACCGTCAACTATCCGGCGATCCTCTCATCGATGCTGCAGTTGCTGAAGACGACGCCGATTCTGCGGCGCCGGGCACTTTATCACGCGTTTTTGTTCGGCATGTTCAGCCTGTTCTGGACCACGGTTCCGCTCGTTTTAACGAGTCCGGTGTTTCACTTTTCTTCAACAGGGGTTGCCCTGTTCGCTTTGGCGGGGGTATCCGGCGCGGCGGCGGCGCCTATCGCGGGGCGTCTGGCGGATAAGGGCCTGATCCGTGCGGCCACCGGATTGTCCATCGTGCTGGTGATTCTTTCCGGACTGTTGCCGATGCTGTTCGCCGGCGGTTCGATTCTCTCTATTGTTATCCTGGTGGCTGCCGCCATTCTGCTAGTCATGGGCGTGTCCGCCAACATGGTACTCGGACAGCGCGCCATCTTCGCTTTGGGAGCGGAGGTCCGCAGCCGGCTGAACGGTCTCTATATGGCGATCTTTTTTGCCGGCGGAGCCATCGGTTCCGCGGTCGGGGGATGGGCTTACGCCATGGGCGGCTGGCAGGCGGCGCTGTGGGTGGGCGTTCTGTTTCCGGCCCTCGCGATGCTGTATTTTTTCACGGAAAAAAGGGGGGTGCGCGGCTGA
- a CDS encoding secondary thiamine-phosphate synthase enzyme YjbQ has translation MVKLKTLVLRSTAEFQMIKITSEIQSFVEQCGVVNGLAAVISAHTTTGIMVNEGLECVETDIEELLERLAPKDWPYAHAHFLPSYGATGSNSPSHLKSMISGNSCMFVVQDGKLVAGDAQDVYLAEFDGPKSRKVYIQVIGE, from the coding sequence TTGGTTAAATTAAAAACGCTTGTGCTCAGGTCAACGGCCGAATTTCAGATGATCAAAATTACGAGCGAGATTCAAAGTTTCGTGGAACAATGCGGCGTAGTCAACGGTCTGGCGGCTGTTATCTCGGCGCATACGACTACCGGCATTATGGTCAACGAAGGACTGGAATGCGTGGAGACGGATATCGAGGAATTGCTGGAACGTTTGGCGCCCAAGGATTGGCCATACGCTCATGCGCATTTCCTGCCGTCGTACGGCGCAACGGGCAGCAATTCTCCCTCGCATCTCAAGTCGATGATTTCCGGCAACAGCTGCATGTTCGTTGTGCAGGATGGGAAGCTGGTGGCGGGCGACGCCCAGGATGTGTATTTGGCCGAATTCGACGGTCCGAAGAGCAGGAAAGTTTACATTCAGGTTATCGGAGAGTAG
- a CDS encoding ABC transporter permease subunit has product MNIAMQKLGPMLGLIILVIVVAVLNPAFLEPLNILNLLRQVAINALIAFGMTLVILTGGIDLSVGSTLALSSAIMAGMIVGGVNPIIAIGASCLLGAGLGAVNGAFITKGKMAPFIVTLATMTIYRGLTMVFTEGNPITSLGDSLTFQMFGRGYFLGIPVPAITMAIMFALLWVLLNKTSFGRKTYAIGGNEKASIISGIKVQRIKIMVYSLTGFLAALSGAILTSRLDSAQPTAGSSYELDAIAAVVLGGTSLSGGRGRIVGTLVGALIIGTLNNGLNLLGVSSFYQAVVKGIVILVAVLMDRKKSV; this is encoded by the coding sequence ATGAACATAGCCATGCAGAAGCTTGGTCCGATGCTGGGACTGATCATTCTTGTTATCGTTGTTGCCGTCTTGAACCCGGCTTTTTTAGAGCCGCTTAACATTTTAAATTTGCTGCGCCAGGTAGCCATCAATGCCTTGATCGCTTTCGGTATGACCCTCGTCATCCTGACGGGCGGCATCGATCTTTCGGTCGGCTCGACGCTGGCGCTTTCCAGCGCAATCATGGCCGGTATGATCGTCGGTGGCGTAAACCCTATAATCGCCATCGGAGCCTCCTGTTTACTCGGGGCCGGACTCGGAGCCGTGAACGGCGCGTTCATTACGAAAGGCAAAATGGCGCCGTTTATCGTCACCTTAGCCACCATGACGATTTACCGCGGGCTTACCATGGTCTTTACGGAAGGTAATCCGATCACGAGCCTCGGCGACAGTTTGACGTTTCAAATGTTCGGGCGCGGTTATTTTCTGGGGATCCCCGTTCCGGCCATCACCATGGCGATCATGTTCGCTTTGCTCTGGGTGCTGCTGAACAAAACGTCGTTCGGACGCAAAACCTATGCCATCGGCGGCAACGAAAAAGCGTCCATTATCTCCGGAATTAAGGTCCAGCGCATCAAAATCATGGTCTACTCTTTAACGGGCTTTTTGGCGGCGTTATCCGGAGCCATTCTTACCTCCAGGCTCGATTCGGCCCAGCCGACCGCCGGCAGCTCCTACGAACTTGATGCCATTGCAGCGGTTGTTCTCGGCGGCACCAGTTTGTCCGGCGGACGCGGCCGCATTGTCGGAACCCTGGTTGGCGCCCTGATTATCGGCACCCTGAATAACGGGTTAAATTTGCTTGGCGTCTCCTCGTTTTATCAAGCGGTCGTCAAAGGCATCGTCATTCTTGTCGCGGTTCTGATGGACCGAAAGAAATCCGTGTAG
- a CDS encoding sugar phosphate isomerase/epimerase family protein gives MIQISQVAAANYHYKRYSLEYFLSSAARLGFRNIELWASGPHFHLDYFSLQDVKNLQQKIKARGLKVICLTPEQYVYPVSISHPDPEYRKHSVEFFRRHIEAASLLECDRVLVTTGIAYLDADETEAWKWCRESLSEISKTAEKEGVYLPVEAFTSFSTHVFNRAEHISKMIKEVGSPYLKGLADTDVMATTGKDTIHDFIKELGDNLNHVHFVDGNPGGHLVPGEGRLDMAEALKALNDIDYKGYLGLELLDRRYILDPEKAMRDSLAWFEKHLS, from the coding sequence ATGATACAAATCTCGCAAGTGGCTGCCGCAAACTATCATTATAAAAGGTATTCCCTGGAGTATTTCTTGAGTTCCGCCGCACGGTTGGGGTTCCGCAATATTGAATTATGGGCATCGGGACCGCATTTCCATTTGGACTATTTTTCGCTTCAAGACGTCAAAAATTTGCAGCAAAAAATAAAAGCACGCGGGTTAAAGGTCATCTGCCTGACCCCCGAGCAGTACGTCTATCCGGTCAGCATCAGCCATCCCGATCCGGAGTACCGCAAGCACAGCGTGGAGTTTTTTCGCCGCCATATTGAAGCCGCTTCGCTTTTGGAATGCGACCGAGTGCTGGTGACCACGGGGATCGCCTACCTGGACGCCGACGAGACGGAAGCATGGAAATGGTGCCGGGAATCCTTAAGTGAAATCAGCAAAACTGCGGAAAAAGAAGGAGTTTACCTTCCCGTGGAGGCGTTTACCAGCTTTTCCACGCACGTGTTTAACCGGGCCGAGCATATTTCCAAGATGATCAAAGAGGTCGGAAGCCCGTATTTGAAAGGGTTGGCGGATACGGATGTGATGGCCACGACAGGCAAGGACACCATTCACGACTTCATCAAGGAACTTGGAGATAATTTAAACCATGTCCATTTTGTGGACGGTAATCCCGGAGGGCATCTGGTTCCCGGAGAAGGCCGGCTCGATATGGCGGAGGCGTTAAAGGCGCTGAACGATATCGATTATAAGGGATATCTCGGGCTGGAATTGCTTGATCGAAGATATATTTTGGACCCGGAAAAAGCGATGCGGGATTCGCTCGCGTGGTTCGAAAAGCACTTATCCTAA
- a CDS encoding sugar ABC transporter ATP-binding protein, translating into MHIRMKDIHKSFGASRVLAGVDFELLEGEVHALMGENGAGKSTLMNILTGIHTRDDGVILIDGKEVSFTHPREAEDNGIVFIHQELNIWPEMTVLENLFVGKEETNGWGFLNQKKMKALAEEQMSKLSLSLPLDQAAVKCSVGQQQMIEICKALMTKAKVMIMDEPTAALTEKETRKLFEIIGALKREGVSIVYISHRMEEIFEIGDRITVMRDGISVDTKPISETCFDEVVRKMVGRELTDRFPKRRTTPGPVVLEVKNASRNGVFHGVHFAVRSGEILGISGLMGAGRTEIMRALYGLDRLDTGEILLKHQAVHIKNPSDAVKQGIGFITENRKEEGLVLEFSVRENMVLPSLSSLNRNGLIDKNKEKSFVETLITRLQIKTESLETPVRNLSGGNQQKVVIAKWIGIGPGVLILDEPTRGVDVGAKREIYQLMNELTERGVAIIMVSSELPEILGMSDRILVIHEGRIAGELAGSEATQEKIMSLATGGNEI; encoded by the coding sequence TTGCATATTAGAATGAAAGACATTCATAAATCATTCGGAGCGAGTCGCGTGCTGGCCGGCGTGGATTTTGAGCTGCTCGAAGGTGAAGTTCATGCGCTGATGGGGGAAAACGGGGCCGGCAAATCCACGCTGATGAACATCTTAACCGGCATCCATACGCGGGACGATGGGGTTATCCTCATTGACGGAAAAGAAGTCTCCTTTACCCATCCGCGTGAAGCGGAGGATAACGGAATCGTGTTTATTCACCAGGAACTGAATATCTGGCCGGAAATGACCGTACTGGAAAACCTGTTTGTCGGCAAGGAGGAAACTAACGGTTGGGGATTTTTAAATCAGAAGAAAATGAAAGCGCTAGCAGAAGAGCAAATGAGCAAACTCTCCCTCTCGCTTCCTCTGGATCAGGCTGCCGTAAAGTGTTCGGTTGGACAGCAGCAAATGATCGAAATTTGCAAAGCGCTGATGACGAAAGCCAAGGTGATGATTATGGACGAACCGACGGCTGCGCTCACGGAAAAAGAAACCCGGAAATTATTCGAGATCATCGGAGCGCTCAAACGGGAAGGTGTGTCTATCGTCTACATATCGCACCGGATGGAAGAAATTTTTGAAATTGGCGACCGCATTACGGTAATGCGTGACGGCATCAGCGTCGACACGAAGCCAATTTCCGAGACCTGCTTTGACGAAGTCGTGCGAAAAATGGTTGGACGCGAATTGACCGACCGTTTTCCTAAACGCCGCACTACGCCCGGTCCGGTCGTCCTGGAAGTGAAAAACGCCTCCAGAAACGGGGTTTTTCATGGAGTCCATTTTGCCGTGCGATCCGGTGAAATCCTCGGCATCTCGGGTTTGATGGGCGCCGGGCGAACGGAAATCATGCGGGCTCTATACGGTCTTGACAGGCTCGACACCGGCGAAATCCTTCTGAAACATCAGGCTGTGCACATTAAAAATCCGTCCGACGCGGTCAAGCAGGGAATCGGATTTATTACCGAAAACCGTAAAGAAGAAGGCCTTGTTCTGGAGTTTTCCGTCAGGGAAAACATGGTTCTTCCCAGCCTGTCCAGCCTTAACCGCAACGGATTGATCGACAAGAACAAAGAGAAATCCTTTGTCGAGACGCTAATAACCCGGCTGCAAATCAAAACGGAATCGCTCGAAACCCCGGTAAGAAATCTCTCCGGAGGAAACCAGCAGAAGGTGGTTATTGCCAAATGGATCGGCATCGGCCCCGGGGTGCTGATCCTCGACGAGCCGACAAGAGGTGTGGACGTCGGGGCCAAACGCGAGATTTACCAGCTTATGAACGAGCTGACAGAGAGAGGCGTAGCCATTATTATGGTCTCTTCGGAACTCCCGGAAATCCTCGGGATGAGCGACAGAATCCTCGTGATCCATGAAGGGCGAATCGCCGGAGAATTGGCAGGTTCGGAGGCCACGCAGGAGAAAATTATGAGCTTGGCCACAGGGGGGAATGAAATATGA
- the iolA gene encoding methylmalonate-semialdehyde dehydrogenase — MTQVSEVEILKNYINGEWVKSATDRYEDVYNPATNQVIARVPLSTKEEIDHAVEVAAEAFKSWQKVAVPRRARILFNYQQLLTRHKEELAKLITIENGKNLTEALGEVGRGIENVEFAAGAPTLMMGDSLASIATDVEAVNYRYPLGVVGGIAPFNFPMMVPCWMFPMAIALGNTFILKPSERTPLLTRRLAELFEEAGLPKGVFNVVYGAHDVVNGILDHPEVKAVSFVGSKPVGEYVFKRGSQNLKRVQALTGAKNHTIVLNDANLEDTVTNVISAAFGSAGERCMACAVVTVEEGIADEFIALLKEKAQSVKIGNGLDDGVFLGPVIREENKRRTLQYIEKGLEEGASLICDGRENTPDQGYFVGPTIFENVTTEMTIWKEEIFAPVLSVIRVKNLKEAVEIANRSEFANGACIFTSNASAIRYFRENIDAGMLGVNLGVPAPMAFFPFSGWKSSFFGTLHANGKDSVDFYTHKKVVTARYAAPAFE; from the coding sequence ATGACGCAAGTGTCAGAAGTGGAGATCTTAAAAAATTATATTAATGGTGAATGGGTGAAGAGCGCCACCGACCGTTATGAAGACGTGTATAATCCGGCGACTAACCAGGTTATCGCCCGTGTTCCTTTGTCGACGAAAGAAGAGATTGATCATGCGGTTGAAGTCGCGGCTGAGGCTTTTAAAAGTTGGCAGAAAGTGGCCGTACCTCGCCGGGCTCGAATTCTATTCAATTATCAGCAACTGTTGACCCGGCACAAGGAGGAACTGGCCAAGCTGATCACGATTGAAAACGGCAAAAACCTGACCGAGGCTTTGGGCGAAGTGGGGCGCGGCATCGAAAACGTGGAATTTGCCGCCGGAGCACCGACGTTGATGATGGGCGATTCGCTGGCCAGCATCGCCACGGATGTAGAAGCTGTAAATTACCGCTATCCGCTTGGCGTGGTAGGAGGAATCGCGCCCTTCAACTTTCCGATGATGGTGCCCTGCTGGATGTTTCCGATGGCGATCGCGCTCGGCAACACCTTTATATTGAAGCCGTCGGAGCGTACGCCGCTGCTGACCAGACGGCTGGCGGAGCTGTTCGAGGAAGCCGGATTGCCTAAAGGCGTGTTCAACGTCGTATACGGAGCCCACGATGTCGTAAACGGTATTCTCGATCATCCGGAGGTCAAGGCGGTTTCGTTCGTCGGTTCGAAGCCGGTCGGCGAATACGTGTTCAAGCGCGGCAGCCAAAACCTGAAGCGGGTGCAGGCGTTAACCGGAGCCAAAAATCATACCATTGTCCTAAATGATGCGAATCTGGAGGACACGGTGACCAATGTAATCAGCGCCGCTTTCGGCTCGGCCGGAGAACGCTGCATGGCCTGCGCCGTGGTCACTGTGGAAGAAGGGATCGCCGATGAGTTCATCGCCCTTCTTAAGGAAAAGGCGCAGAGCGTTAAAATCGGCAACGGTTTGGACGACGGGGTGTTTCTCGGTCCGGTGATCCGGGAAGAGAATAAACGGCGGACCCTGCAATATATCGAAAAAGGTCTGGAAGAGGGAGCTTCGCTCATCTGCGACGGACGGGAAAACACGCCGGATCAAGGTTATTTTGTCGGACCGACGATTTTTGAAAATGTAACGACGGAGATGACGATTTGGAAGGAGGAAATTTTTGCGCCGGTGCTGTCCGTCATTCGCGTGAAAAACCTCAAGGAGGCGGTGGAGATCGCCAACCGGTCGGAATTCGCCAATGGAGCCTGCATTTTTACCTCCAATGCGTCCGCCATCCGGTATTTCCGGGAAAACATCGATGCCGGAATGCTTGGCGTAAACCTGGGCGTACCTGCACCGATGGCCTTCTTCCCGTTCTCGGGCTGGAAATCCTCTTTCTTCGGCACGCTGCACGCCAACGGCAAAGACAGCGTGGACTTCTACACGCATAAGAAGGTCGTGACCGCCCGATATGCAGCGCCGGCTTTTGAATAA
- a CDS encoding Rpn family recombination-promoting nuclease/putative transposase — translation MELNVKLTTELLDPRNDFVFKRIFGSEDNKDVLLAFLNRTFMESGEPPLTEIVLLNPYTDKDAPLDKQSIFDIWAKTTEGKLINVEMQLFNKYDIEKRTLYYWSKRYSSQLQEGQSYKQLKKCVTINILNFTVIANERYHNVYHLREDHTRVKLCDDIEMHVIELSKLDDRSIPVEGGLVNWLLFLKSADKTNWEALKMNEPSLKKAMDTLEFLSLDREARRKYEERQKYLHDQASMIEWATEQGMARGMEKGIEKGIEKGIEKGMAQGEQKKAMEIAKNMLAMGIEVSVIVKASGLTKDEVESLKSAQ, via the coding sequence ATGGAGTTGAATGTCAAATTGACGACTGAACTTCTTGATCCACGGAATGATTTCGTTTTTAAGCGGATTTTTGGCAGTGAAGACAACAAAGATGTGCTGCTGGCTTTCTTAAATCGAACATTTATGGAATCTGGCGAGCCGCCGCTCACGGAGATCGTCCTTTTGAATCCCTATACGGATAAGGACGCTCCGCTCGACAAACAGTCGATCTTCGATATCTGGGCCAAAACTACGGAAGGCAAACTTATCAACGTGGAGATGCAGCTATTCAATAAATACGACATTGAGAAACGGACGCTCTATTATTGGAGCAAACGCTACTCCAGCCAGTTGCAGGAAGGACAATCCTACAAGCAACTGAAAAAATGCGTGACGATCAATATTTTGAATTTCACGGTCATTGCCAACGAGCGGTATCATAATGTCTATCATTTACGGGAAGATCATACGAGAGTTAAGCTATGTGATGACATTGAAATGCACGTCATAGAATTATCCAAGCTGGATGATCGATCGATTCCGGTGGAGGGCGGTTTGGTAAATTGGCTGCTTTTTTTGAAGAGTGCGGACAAAACGAACTGGGAGGCGCTGAAGATGAATGAACCAAGCTTGAAGAAAGCGATGGATACGCTGGAGTTTTTGAGTCTCGATCGGGAAGCCCGCCGCAAGTACGAGGAGCGCCAGAAATATTTGCATGACCAGGCGTCCATGATTGAGTGGGCAACGGAACAAGGTATGGCTAGAGGTATGGAGAAGGGAATCGAGAAGGGCATTGAGAAAGGCATTGAGAAAGGCATGGCCCAGGGAGAACAAAAGAAAGCCATGGAAATTGCCAAGAACATGCTGGCCATGGGCATTGAGGTTTCCGTTATCGTGAAAGCGAGCGGACTAACGAAGGATGAGGTTGAATCTTTAAAGTCCGCTCAATAA
- the frlD gene encoding fructoselysine 6-kinase, giving the protein MRIAGVGFSCMDVYDQLNRMYPTGNSVDFVIHMRRMGVQASLVSVVGTDAYGDMMIDMLKTEKIDVSHLSVRQGSTAVFKMELNGNDRVHKEKIEGVMAHFALNEDDRRFIAEHDALHTNLSGRIERELPYFRERGVSIVFDFSTRTKKDIAGPILPDVDYAFFSYTEEDAYITEFIAWAQALGPRIVIATLGERGSLAYDGKTLYRGQIVPVEVVNTVGAGDSFCAGFMYGELQGWSIAESLNHGARTAAGVVTKFEPY; this is encoded by the coding sequence GTGCGAATAGCGGGAGTTGGATTCAGCTGCATGGATGTTTATGATCAATTGAACAGGATGTATCCAACCGGGAATAGTGTCGATTTTGTTATTCATATGCGCAGAATGGGAGTTCAGGCTTCCTTGGTTAGTGTGGTCGGGACGGATGCTTACGGCGACATGATGATCGACATGCTGAAAACAGAGAAGATCGATGTATCCCATCTTAGCGTGCGGCAGGGCAGTACGGCGGTTTTCAAGATGGAGCTGAATGGGAACGATCGCGTGCACAAGGAAAAAATCGAAGGCGTGATGGCGCATTTCGCCTTGAATGAGGATGACCGGCGATTTATTGCGGAGCACGATGCGCTCCACACCAACCTGTCCGGCAGAATCGAGCGGGAACTGCCTTATTTCCGGGAGCGGGGCGTCTCCATTGTGTTTGATTTCTCCACGCGAACGAAGAAGGATATTGCCGGGCCGATTTTGCCGGATGTGGACTACGCATTCTTCTCCTATACGGAGGAGGACGCGTATATAACGGAGTTCATCGCATGGGCGCAGGCGTTGGGGCCGCGTATCGTCATCGCGACGTTAGGGGAGCGCGGCAGTCTGGCTTATGACGGCAAGACGTTGTATCGCGGTCAGATCGTGCCTGTGGAGGTTGTCAACACGGTCGGGGCGGGAGATTCCTTCTGTGCCGGCTTCATGTACGGCGAACTGCAAGGCTGGTCGATTGCGGAATCGTTGAATCATGGCGCTCGAACGGCAGCCGGGGTGGTCACCAAATTCGAACCCTACTGA